The Nocardioides conyzicola genome has a segment encoding these proteins:
- a CDS encoding DUF6281 family protein: MIALVASLGASGCASSTEDGGEASCAAMIEYDGATYYGAGPLRQAPETTGRTMPAVRPSCDDSGGQDDQDVRDEPVQVQELAAVDADVAVIAHDGIYVRDGEDLPDVVRSWFHAPRCTTPGAFEVTADWLGVTGPHQAERDGDIELPYRLEVRVTDGPERYVGATVTLRAGTGTDPALSSEDVKQSLWEGGQVTATVRCVEGRYDVVGVRAVH; encoded by the coding sequence GTGATCGCTCTCGTCGCGTCCCTCGGAGCGTCTGGTTGTGCGTCGTCGACCGAGGACGGCGGAGAGGCGTCGTGCGCGGCGATGATCGAGTACGACGGCGCCACCTACTACGGCGCCGGACCTCTCCGGCAGGCCCCCGAGACGACTGGCCGGACGATGCCGGCGGTCCGGCCCAGCTGCGACGACAGCGGCGGCCAGGACGACCAGGACGTCCGCGACGAGCCGGTGCAGGTGCAAGAGCTCGCGGCCGTCGACGCGGACGTCGCGGTCATTGCTCACGACGGGATCTACGTGCGCGACGGCGAGGACCTGCCCGACGTCGTACGGTCCTGGTTCCACGCACCGCGCTGCACCACCCCCGGGGCCTTCGAGGTCACCGCCGACTGGCTGGGCGTGACCGGTCCGCACCAGGCGGAGCGCGACGGGGACATCGAGCTGCCCTACCGGCTCGAGGTGCGGGTCACCGACGGACCCGAGCGGTACGTCGGTGCGACCGTGACGCTCCGGGCCGGCACCGGGACCGACCCGGCGCTGTCGTCGGAGGACGTCAAGCAGTCGCTCTGGGAGGGCGGGCAGGTGACCGCTACCGTCCGGTGCGTCGAGGGTCGGTACGACGTCGTCGGGGTACGCGCCGTCCACTGA